From a region of the Gammaproteobacteria bacterium genome:
- a CDS encoding PhnD/SsuA/transferrin family substrate-binding protein, whose product MNVKKLIISSVAAMILSGSAVIAQADQFKLVIMQDDKGAAQKYAPLADYLKTKGVDVTLVGAPDYVKAAQMFAAGEADGMFSGSGVAGTMIIKDLATPVVRPVSKEGTSTYWTVVIAPAGAAKFTGSADYFAGKKVMFASLSSTGEIFYHSLPGANTVKTTIMKAASHGAAIDALSKGAADVAIVKNRIWDKEKSKYSNLTVVGEDTGENPDSTLIVSKKANADTVKKISSALLGLKGDSSAGANAVRDSLNIKEYITTTTADFKHNLELLKKAGIDASFKFAF is encoded by the coding sequence ATGAACGTGAAAAAACTCATCATTAGCAGCGTTGCCGCCATGATACTAAGTGGTTCGGCGGTCATCGCCCAGGCCGATCAGTTCAAGCTGGTCATCATGCAGGATGATAAGGGTGCCGCTCAAAAATACGCCCCTCTCGCCGACTATCTCAAGACCAAGGGAGTCGACGTCACTTTGGTCGGCGCCCCTGATTATGTTAAGGCAGCACAGATGTTCGCTGCCGGGGAGGCCGACGGCATGTTTAGCGGCTCTGGCGTGGCGGGCACCATGATCATCAAGGATTTGGCCACCCCGGTGGTGCGACCGGTGAGCAAGGAAGGCACCAGCACCTATTGGACCGTCGTGATCGCCCCGGCGGGTGCCGCCAAATTCACTGGATCAGCCGATTATTTCGCCGGCAAAAAGGTCATGTTCGCCAGCCTCAGTTCCACTGGTGAAATCTTTTACCACTCATTGCCGGGCGCCAATACGGTCAAGACAACCATCATGAAGGCCGCCTCCCATGGGGCCGCCATCGATGCCCTGTCCAAGGGTGCCGCCGATGTGGCGATCGTCAAGAACCGGATTTGGGATAAGGAAAAGAGTAAGTATTCCAATCTGACTGTGGTAGGCGAGGACACCGGTGAAAACCCGGATAGCACTTTGATCGTATCCAAAAAAGCCAATGCAGATACTGTCAAAAAAATCTCCAGCGCCTTGTTGGGCTTGAAGGGTGACAGTTCCGCCGGGGCCAATGCGGTACGTGATTCCTTAAACATTAAGGAGTACATCACCACGACGACCGCCGATTTTAAACACAACTTGGAATTATTGAAGAAAGCGGGGATCGATGCCTCCTTCAAGTTCGCGTTTTAA
- a CDS encoding methyl-accepting chemotaxis protein, translating to MSTSFSNSISKKFLAPTLLLTLVSLVGLGAFLITSNNASIEQTMDNKSGAMANLMAQISVPSYQNFDFLALEQLVKQMVADPEVEFAVFYDAQKKSVTKTSEEKQGDTNIKIYERAVSGDDKKVLGMLRIGYSTKALQDNLRRNVLLVIGGIVIALILMSVGLMMLVRTIIVRRVQETVDMIKNIGEGEGDLTKRLTVTTSDEIGELGKGFNKFVDKLQTMIKDIGATSDPLTRASDSIASVSNTTLQNVAMQQQKINSVATAMTEMVATVQNSAQSALAAADAAKRADADSRQGQKVIDESIKASNLLAEEVQRAAEVINRLSKDTDDVATVLDVIKGIAEQTNLLALNAAIEAARAGEQGRGFAVVADEVRTLAQRTQNSTLEIQQIIQRLQSAAGDAVTVMERGKQQAVTSVGKAGVANDSFTRIAESIASISDMTNTIASAAEEQSAAAETINADVLMINEMVNKTSEDAKVSSESSQEMAKLSVNLKSLVGRFRT from the coding sequence ATGAGCACGAGTTTCTCCAATAGCATCAGCAAGAAATTTCTGGCCCCGACACTGTTGTTGACCCTAGTGTCCCTGGTGGGATTGGGTGCGTTTCTGATCACCAGCAATAATGCGTCCATAGAGCAGACCATGGATAACAAATCCGGTGCCATGGCAAATTTGATGGCCCAGATCAGCGTGCCTTCTTACCAGAATTTCGACTTTCTCGCCTTGGAGCAACTGGTCAAGCAAATGGTCGCCGACCCGGAAGTGGAGTTTGCCGTATTTTATGATGCGCAAAAGAAATCCGTTACCAAAACCTCCGAAGAGAAGCAGGGGGACACCAATATAAAGATTTATGAGCGTGCCGTCAGCGGTGACGATAAGAAGGTGCTTGGTATGCTGCGCATCGGCTACAGCACCAAGGCCCTGCAAGATAACCTACGCCGTAACGTACTATTAGTCATCGGTGGAATTGTCATCGCCCTGATACTGATGAGCGTAGGTCTCATGATGCTGGTGCGCACGATTATCGTGCGGCGCGTGCAAGAGACCGTGGACATGATTAAGAACATCGGCGAGGGCGAGGGTGATCTGACCAAGCGGCTGACCGTTACCACAAGTGACGAAATTGGCGAACTGGGTAAGGGGTTCAACAAGTTTGTGGATAAGCTACAGACAATGATCAAGGATATCGGCGCAACGTCGGATCCGCTAACCAGGGCTTCCGACAGCATTGCCTCCGTATCCAATACCACCTTGCAGAATGTTGCCATGCAGCAGCAAAAGATAAACTCGGTCGCGACGGCCATGACCGAGATGGTGGCAACCGTGCAAAACTCGGCCCAAAGTGCCCTGGCTGCCGCAGATGCGGCGAAACGGGCCGACGCAGATTCCAGGCAAGGCCAGAAAGTGATTGATGAGTCCATCAAGGCGAGCAATCTGCTTGCCGAGGAGGTCCAACGCGCGGCAGAAGTCATAAACCGCCTTAGCAAAGATACAGACGATGTGGCTACAGTTCTCGACGTCATTAAAGGTATCGCCGAACAAACCAATCTGCTGGCCCTGAATGCTGCCATTGAGGCAGCGCGCGCCGGTGAACAAGGCCGTGGCTTTGCTGTGGTGGCAGACGAGGTCAGAACACTGGCCCAGCGCACCCAGAACTCCACCCTGGAAATTCAGCAAATCATTCAACGGCTCCAGTCAGCCGCCGGCGATGCTGTAACCGTCATGGAACGCGGAAAGCAACAAGCGGTGACAAGCGTCGGCAAGGCCGGAGTGGCGAATGACTCATTTACGCGCATCGCGGAGTCAATCGCCTCGATCTCGGATATGACGAATACCATCGCCAGCGCTGCTGAAGAACAATCTGCTGCCGCCGAAACTATCAATGCTGATGTGCTGATGATTAATGAAATGGTGAATAAAACTTCCGAGGATGCCAAGGTATCAAGTGAAAGCAGTCAAGAGATGGCTAAATTGTCAGTCAACCTAAAGTCTCTGGTGGGAAGATTTAGAACATAG
- a CDS encoding PA2778 family cysteine peptidase: MFAGVLFCAMLAACATPPQTRQLQEIPPSLPPHIELTETPFFPQEKYQCGPAALATVLAAQRIEVTPDQLVAAVYVPAKQGSLQVEMMAAARSYERLVYPLAPELTDLLSEVAGGNPVLVLQNVGLDWLPRWHYAVVVGYDLARGEIILRSGTYQRWVTPLSVFERTWQRSHHWAIVVVPPGRIPATAQPLTYLQAANDLETTGHAQAAYQAYQAATQRWPQHELGWMSLGNASYARGEYQSAIAAFRQAITLNNRQAAAWNNLAYALKATQCSAAAIQAVQCAVAIAPDYPEYQQSLEEIEDSSMNSEMQKSCIVMECPGHK, from the coding sequence ATGTTTGCGGGCGTTCTTTTTTGTGCGATGTTGGCAGCTTGTGCCACGCCGCCGCAAACCCGGCAGCTACAGGAAATTCCACCGTCGCTGCCGCCGCACATTGAACTGACCGAAACGCCATTCTTCCCGCAGGAAAAATATCAATGTGGCCCGGCCGCGCTCGCCACCGTGCTGGCAGCACAGCGAATTGAAGTCACTCCTGATCAGCTTGTAGCAGCAGTTTATGTCCCGGCAAAACAGGGTAGTCTGCAAGTCGAAATGATGGCGGCCGCGCGCAGTTATGAGCGGCTGGTTTATCCACTTGCGCCGGAGTTGACCGATTTGCTGTCAGAAGTCGCTGGTGGCAATCCGGTGCTGGTGCTGCAAAACGTAGGGCTGGATTGGTTGCCGCGCTGGCATTATGCCGTAGTGGTCGGTTATGACCTGGCGCGCGGCGAGATCATTCTGCGTTCGGGTACCTATCAGCGCTGGGTCACACCGCTCTCAGTCTTCGAACGCACCTGGCAGCGGAGTCATCACTGGGCCATTGTTGTCGTCCCGCCAGGGCGGATTCCGGCAACCGCCCAGCCGTTAACCTATCTCCAGGCCGCGAACGATCTCGAAACAACAGGCCACGCACAAGCGGCATATCAAGCCTATCAAGCCGCCACGCAGCGCTGGCCACAACATGAGCTCGGTTGGATGAGTTTAGGTAACGCGTCTTACGCGCGAGGTGAATATCAAAGCGCCATCGCCGCCTTTCGTCAGGCGATCACGCTCAATAACAGGCAGGCCGCCGCCTGGAATAATCTGGCGTATGCCCTCAAAGCTACGCAGTGTTCTGCCGCTGCGATTCAGGCGGTGCAGTGTGCCGTTGCTATAGCGCCGGATTATCCCGAGTATCAACAAAGCTTGGAAGAAATCGAGGATTCGTCCATGAACTCCGAAATGCAAAAAAGCTGCATAGTTATGGAATGTCCTGGCCATAAGTAG
- a CDS encoding PA2779 family protein, translated as MLNSATRKRMVSLFLCMSFTGLNVMPAQAAMVSTPELVQSELKQLSRAQLAQWLNRGDVQQRLIKMGVDPAAAQARVADLTDAQVAELNQRLEQLPAGGDILGLVVLLFLVFVFTDIIGATDIFPFVHPVR; from the coding sequence ATGTTGAACAGCGCCACACGTAAACGAATGGTTTCGTTATTTCTTTGTATGTCATTCACCGGGTTGAACGTCATGCCCGCACAGGCTGCTATGGTCAGCACGCCGGAGCTGGTGCAGAGCGAGCTCAAGCAGCTTAGTCGCGCGCAATTGGCGCAGTGGCTAAATCGTGGTGATGTACAGCAACGGTTGATAAAAATGGGTGTCGATCCTGCTGCCGCACAGGCACGCGTTGCCGATCTGACCGATGCCCAGGTCGCGGAACTCAATCAACGTCTGGAGCAGCTCCCGGCCGGTGGCGATATTCTGGGACTTGTAGTGCTGCTGTTTCTCGTTTTTGTCTTCACCGACATCATCGGCGCTACCGATATCTTCCCCTTTGTGCATCCGGTGAGGTAG
- a CDS encoding STAS domain-containing protein: MSDLKLLRLAEGEFRLEGELSFKSVPILGDQEDVLFNSGDTVICDLSGIERSDSAGLALLMSWMRAAQHRGRSLRLRAMPAQLLSLVRVSGLEAVLPLE; this comes from the coding sequence GTGAGTGATCTGAAATTACTGCGGCTGGCGGAAGGTGAGTTTCGCCTTGAGGGCGAACTCAGTTTCAAGAGCGTCCCTATACTGGGTGATCAGGAAGACGTGCTGTTCAATAGTGGTGACACCGTCATTTGTGATTTGAGCGGCATCGAGCGCAGCGACAGCGCCGGCTTGGCCTTATTGATGAGTTGGATGCGTGCAGCGCAGCACCGTGGGAGATCTCTGCGTTTGCGTGCGATGCCTGCCCAGTTATTATCTTTGGTGCGAGTGAGTGGTTTGGAAGCGGTGTTGCCGTTGGAGTAA
- a CDS encoding ABC transporter substrate-binding protein, whose translation MKNLLLVLLLSCGFTSAVWANQAPDQLVQETSKQMLAKLKEERDVIKKNPERIYDLVQQIVLPHFDFEYMSQLVLAKNWKRATDAQRKAFVSEFRTLLVRTYATSLNEYTDQKLTYLPFRQNQGDTEVTVRTEVEQPGGLPIPIDYRLHQRDNEWIVFDVIIDNVSLVSNYRTTFAKEVRQGDIDGLIKTLVDRNKQARRE comes from the coding sequence ATGAAAAATTTGCTGTTGGTGTTATTGCTCAGTTGTGGTTTTACCTCGGCTGTTTGGGCCAATCAAGCGCCGGATCAGTTGGTGCAGGAAACCTCGAAGCAGATGCTGGCCAAACTCAAGGAGGAGCGCGACGTCATCAAAAAGAATCCTGAGCGGATTTATGATCTGGTGCAGCAAATCGTATTGCCGCATTTTGATTTTGAATACATGTCGCAACTGGTGCTGGCCAAAAACTGGAAACGCGCGACCGATGCGCAACGTAAGGCCTTTGTCAGCGAGTTCCGGACCTTGCTGGTGCGCACCTATGCCACATCGTTGAATGAATATACTGACCAGAAGCTCACCTATTTGCCCTTCCGTCAGAATCAGGGGGATACCGAAGTCACGGTGCGTACCGAGGTCGAGCAGCCCGGTGGTTTGCCGATCCCGATTGATTACCGGCTGCATCAGCGTGATAACGAGTGGATCGTGTTCGATGTCATCATCGATAACGTCAGCCTGGTGAGCAACTATCGCACCACTTTTGCCAAGGAAGTGCGTCAAGGCGATATCGATGGCCTGATCAAAACCCTGGTCGACCGCAATAAACAGGCTCGACGTGAGTGA
- a CDS encoding TolC family protein, with the protein MRQMFFTVLLALPVFAVRAETLNLEQAIDRALHSDPRIEERRQFVEVARATLAEVKGHEGWILDANTFLALAPKVEGNIFKDGVCNPGQCQLRNDRYDINNISPWVHLKMTLVKPLNTFGKIENYEDAAQANILVKDQDVRLQRTSTAMDVKRAYYGYLAARDSRLLLEDVARRLDKVIALVEKWLDEGEGDVKQMDLYALQSGRALVAKYRAQAEALEQVALSGLKVVTGVGLDQPLEVSDERLSPVALPATALPELQQLALEQRPEMKQLASGLRARRSLVAASKSEANPNLYAGVSGFLSYTPGRDHLDNPYISDPFNDIGLSPMIGLQWSWTKGVQDAKTQAAEAELNALIAKSSLARQGIPFQVAEQYYQTQGYYQAVQNLEEASRSSRRWMIAAYTDFEAGMEKAEKIMMAFQGYVMASTDYLQTIFEYNMHVAQLESVSGALP; encoded by the coding sequence GTGAGGCAGATGTTCTTTACCGTGTTGCTGGCGCTGCCCGTGTTTGCGGTGCGGGCCGAGACGCTAAATCTTGAGCAGGCGATTGATCGTGCCCTGCATTCCGATCCGCGCATTGAAGAGCGGCGGCAATTTGTTGAAGTCGCGCGCGCCACCTTGGCCGAGGTCAAAGGGCATGAGGGCTGGATTCTCGATGCCAATACCTTTTTAGCCTTGGCGCCAAAAGTTGAAGGCAATATTTTCAAGGACGGTGTTTGTAATCCCGGTCAGTGTCAATTGCGTAATGATCGTTATGATATTAATAACATCTCGCCCTGGGTTCATCTGAAAATGACGCTGGTCAAGCCGCTCAATACCTTCGGCAAAATTGAAAACTATGAAGACGCAGCGCAGGCCAATATTCTGGTCAAGGATCAGGATGTGCGCTTGCAGCGGACGAGCACTGCCATGGATGTGAAGCGTGCTTATTACGGCTATCTTGCCGCCCGCGACAGTCGTCTTTTATTGGAGGATGTCGCGCGCCGTCTCGATAAGGTCATCGCACTGGTTGAAAAATGGTTGGATGAAGGCGAAGGCGACGTCAAGCAGATGGATCTGTATGCCTTGCAGTCGGGGCGCGCCCTGGTGGCCAAGTATCGCGCCCAGGCGGAAGCCTTGGAGCAGGTGGCGCTGAGCGGGCTCAAAGTCGTGACGGGCGTTGGTCTTGATCAGCCGCTGGAAGTGAGCGATGAACGTTTGTCGCCGGTGGCATTGCCAGCCACAGCGCTGCCCGAGTTGCAGCAATTGGCGCTGGAGCAGCGTCCGGAAATGAAACAGCTTGCATCCGGTCTGCGGGCGCGGCGATCCTTGGTGGCGGCGAGCAAGTCCGAGGCCAATCCCAATCTCTACGCCGGTGTCTCCGGATTTCTTTCTTATACGCCGGGTCGTGATCACCTCGACAATCCCTATATCAGTGATCCGTTCAATGATATAGGTTTGAGCCCGATGATCGGCTTGCAATGGTCGTGGACCAAAGGCGTGCAGGACGCCAAGACCCAGGCCGCCGAAGCTGAGTTGAACGCCCTGATTGCCAAGTCCAGTCTTGCGCGACAAGGTATCCCGTTCCAGGTGGCAGAACAGTATTATCAGACTCAAGGTTATTATCAGGCGGTGCAAAATCTGGAAGAGGCCAGCCGTTCGTCGCGGCGCTGGATGATTGCCGCCTATACCGATTTTGAGGCCGGAATGGAAAAGGCCGAGAAAATCATGATGGCCTTTCAGGGATATGTGATGGCATCCACCGACTATTTGCAAACGATTTTCGAATACAATATGCATGTCGCACAGTTGGAGAGCGTCAGCGGAGCGTTGCCATGA
- the mlaD gene encoding outer membrane lipid asymmetry maintenance protein MlaD translates to MFQGKTIEVAVGVFVAAGLGALFVLAMKVSNLAAFNDQAGYPLIARFDNIGGLKERAPVTMAGVRIGRVEKIGFDNGTYEAVVTLNINSQYNHVPKDTSASIFTSGLLGEQYIALEPGGDDKYMGANDSIKITQSALVLEQLIGQFLFKTAEGGSKDKGSAE, encoded by the coding sequence ATGTTCCAAGGCAAGACGATCGAAGTAGCGGTAGGGGTCTTTGTGGCGGCAGGGTTAGGTGCTCTGTTCGTGTTGGCGATGAAGGTAAGCAATCTCGCCGCCTTCAATGACCAGGCAGGTTATCCTTTGATTGCGCGCTTCGATAATATCGGTGGGCTTAAGGAGCGCGCGCCAGTGACCATGGCTGGCGTGCGCATCGGGCGCGTGGAAAAAATCGGCTTTGATAACGGAACCTATGAAGCAGTGGTGACACTCAATATCAACAGCCAATATAACCATGTGCCGAAAGATACCTCGGCCAGCATTTTTACTTCGGGTCTGTTGGGCGAACAATACATCGCCCTGGAACCGGGCGGTGATGATAAATACATGGGCGCCAACGATTCGATCAAGATCACTCAGTCGGCGCTGGTGCTGGAGCAATTGATCGGTCAGTTCCTGTTTAAAACGGCCGAGGGTGGCAGCAAAGACAAAGGTAGCGCCGAGTGA
- the mlaE gene encoding lipid asymmetry maintenance ABC transporter permease subunit MlaE — translation MIRALRHLGRSGLSFFERLGRGHLFLWQVLAGVPSLLPRPRLLIQQMYSVGVLSLLIIVVSGIFVGMVLGLQGYNTLVDFGAEESLGVMVALSLVRELGPVVTALLFAGRAGSALTAEIGLMKATEQLSGMEMMAVDPLKRVIVPRFIAGILSLPLLAAIFSAVGVMGGYFVGVGLLGVDDGAFWSQIQARVDFYDDVVNGVIKSIAFGFAAAWIAMFEGYDAVPTSEGVSRATTRTVVHTSLAVLGLNFMLTAFMFD, via the coding sequence GTGATTCGCGCCCTACGCCATTTGGGGCGATCGGGCTTGAGTTTTTTTGAGCGATTGGGGCGCGGCCATTTGTTCTTGTGGCAGGTGCTGGCCGGCGTGCCCAGCCTGTTGCCGCGGCCACGTCTGCTGATCCAGCAGATGTATTCGGTCGGCGTGCTCTCATTACTGATTATTGTCGTTTCCGGTATTTTTGTCGGTATGGTGCTGGGCTTGCAGGGTTACAATACCTTGGTCGATTTCGGCGCCGAGGAGTCGCTGGGGGTAATGGTGGCCTTGTCGCTGGTGCGCGAGCTGGGTCCGGTGGTGACGGCATTGTTGTTTGCGGGGCGTGCAGGATCGGCGCTCACGGCCGAAATAGGATTGATGAAGGCCACCGAACAACTCTCCGGCATGGAGATGATGGCGGTCGATCCGCTGAAACGGGTGATCGTGCCACGCTTTATCGCAGGGATATTGTCCCTGCCTTTGTTGGCGGCGATTTTCAGCGCGGTGGGGGTAATGGGCGGATATTTTGTCGGCGTCGGTTTGTTGGGTGTCGATGACGGTGCGTTTTGGTCGCAGATACAGGCACGCGTGGATTTTTATGACGATGTTGTTAATGGCGTGATCAAGAGTATCGCCTTTGGCTTTGCCGCCGCCTGGATTGCGATGTTTGAAGGTTATGATGCGGTGCCGACATCGGAGGGTGTGAGCCGCGCGACAACGCGCACTGTAGTGCACACCTCGTTGGCGGTGCTGGGCTTAAATTTTATGTTGACGGCATTTATGTTCGATTGA
- a CDS encoding ABC transporter ATP-binding protein produces the protein MDWLRVAGSNNDVLVRVRDMHFSRGGRAIFSGVDLDICRGKITAIMGPSGTGKTTMLKLIGGQLRPSKGSVEVDGHNVHRLSRTELFELRKRMGMLFQSGALLTDINVFDNVAFPLREHTKLSEAMIRDLVLMKLEAVGLRGARALMPSELSGGMARRVALARAIALDPMMIMYDEPFTGQDPISMGVLVQLIRKLNDALGLTSIIVSHDVQETAAIADYIYVLSDGKVVGAGTPQELSRTDSAWVQQFLQGLPDGPVPFHYPAPEYAVDLLAGGQA, from the coding sequence ATGGATTGGTTGAGGGTGGCGGGCAGCAATAATGATGTCCTGGTCCGCGTTCGCGACATGCACTTCAGTCGCGGCGGGCGCGCGATTTTTTCCGGCGTTGATCTTGATATCTGTCGCGGCAAGATCACGGCGATCATGGGGCCGAGCGGCACCGGTAAGACGACAATGCTGAAGCTGATCGGCGGTCAATTGCGGCCATCGAAGGGTAGTGTTGAAGTCGATGGCCATAATGTCCACCGTTTATCGCGCACCGAGCTGTTCGAATTGCGCAAGCGGATGGGGATGTTATTTCAAAGTGGCGCCTTGCTGACCGATATCAATGTCTTTGACAATGTCGCTTTTCCCTTGCGCGAGCACACCAAATTGTCCGAGGCGATGATTCGTGATCTGGTATTGATGAAACTGGAAGCGGTTGGTCTGCGCGGCGCACGCGCGCTGATGCCCAGCGAACTTTCAGGTGGCATGGCGCGGCGCGTGGCGCTGGCGCGGGCGATTGCGCTAGACCCGATGATGATCATGTATGATGAGCCGTTTACCGGTCAGGACCCGATTTCAATGGGTGTGCTGGTACAATTGATCCGTAAGCTTAATGATGCGCTGGGCCTGACGAGCATTATCGTTTCCCATGATGTGCAGGAAACGGCGGCGATCGCCGATTACATCTATGTATTGTCAGACGGCAAGGTGGTGGGTGCGGGTACGCCGCAGGAATTAAGCCGCACGGATTCAGCCTGGGTGCAGCAGTTTCTGCAGGGACTACCGGATGGTCCCGTGCCCTTTCATTACCCCGCGCCTGAGTACGCCGTCGATCTGTTGGCAGGGGGGCAGGCGTGA
- a CDS encoding nucleotidyltransferase domain-containing protein, producing MERTVLKPEQLRVLLKAFKEQHGAEYRLRALGYFGSYARNEATPESDVDVVFETDEPNLFKTVLLKQDLEALLEHPVDVLQLRGLTNPKLRVRIEKEAVYV from the coding sequence ATGGAGCGTACGGTTTTGAAGCCTGAGCAACTCCGTGTCCTGCTGAAGGCGTTCAAAGAGCAACATGGCGCGGAGTACCGCTTGCGTGCTTTGGGTTACTTTGGGTCGTATGCCCGCAATGAGGCAACGCCTGAAAGCGATGTGGACGTTGTTTTCGAAACTGATGAGCCTAATCTGTTTAAAACGGTTCTCTTGAAACAGGATCTGGAAGCATTGCTGGAACATCCTGTGGATGTTTTGCAGTTGCGCGGACTGACGAATCCAAAGTTGCGCGTGCGGATAGAGAAGGAAGCGGTTTATGTATGA
- a CDS encoding nucleotidyltransferase domain-containing protein, giving the protein MKRDSVLAILREFKRDYGEKYGILEIGIFGSVARDEAGEKSDVDVCVKTKTPDPFVLVHVKEDIEARVHAHVDIVRVREKMNPFLKARIEKEGIYV; this is encoded by the coding sequence ATGAAAAGAGATAGCGTTCTTGCCATCTTGCGCGAGTTCAAGCGGGATTATGGGGAAAAATACGGCATTCTTGAGATTGGAATATTTGGCTCGGTTGCCCGCGATGAGGCGGGGGAGAAGAGCGATGTTGACGTCTGCGTCAAGACGAAAACGCCAGATCCCTTTGTGCTGGTGCATGTCAAAGAAGACATTGAGGCGCGGGTTCACGCGCATGTGGATATTGTCCGGGTTCGCGAAAAGATGAATCCCTTCTTAAAGGCGCGTATCGAAAAGGAAGGCATCTATGTTTGA
- the pmbA gene encoding metalloprotease PmbA, whose product MAQAPVIKNSVFTRDKLESVVAEILAAAKAQGATAAEAAVSIEAGLAVNVRLGEVETIEHTHDKGLGVTVYFGQRKGSASSSDFASDALNDTVAAACRIAKYTAEDSYSGLAAAELMAKDIPDLDLSHPWDLTPEQAIDVGLICENAAREYDSRIDNSEGASVSSHQAYRVYGNSHGFIGAYGGTHHSLSCAVIGREGENMQRDYWYSSSRLAQELEAPSDVGRMAAQRTLQRLGARRLKTQEVPVIFAAEIAGSLISSYLAAVRGGAQYRKTTFLLDSLGQQVFPEFIHVYERPRLPRANNSAAFDREGVATVDRDLVTQGRVQTYTLDSYAARRLGLQSTGNAGGTRNVFVDTGALDFAALCREMGSGLVITEMMGHGANIVTGDYSRGAAGFWVENGEIQYPVEEITVAGNLRDMFKGIVAVGKDVDHRGNVHTGSILIERMMVGGE is encoded by the coding sequence ATGGCGCAGGCGCCAGTGATTAAAAATTCGGTGTTTACCCGCGACAAGCTGGAATCGGTAGTGGCGGAGATTTTGGCCGCCGCCAAGGCCCAGGGGGCCACCGCCGCCGAGGCGGCTGTCAGTATCGAAGCTGGTTTGGCAGTGAATGTGCGGTTGGGCGAGGTCGAGACCATCGAGCATACCCATGACAAAGGTCTGGGCGTGACGGTTTATTTTGGCCAGCGCAAGGGTTCGGCCAGCAGCTCGGATTTTGCCTCCGACGCGTTGAATGATACGGTGGCCGCCGCGTGCCGGATTGCCAAATATACCGCCGAGGATAGTTACTCGGGCTTGGCCGCGGCCGAGCTGATGGCCAAGGATATCCCGGATCTTGATCTGTCTCATCCCTGGGATCTGACGCCGGAGCAGGCGATTGATGTGGGGTTGATCTGTGAAAATGCAGCCCGCGAATACGATTCACGCATCGACAATTCCGAGGGCGCTAGCGTCAGCAGCCATCAGGCCTATCGTGTCTATGGCAACAGCCACGGATTTATCGGTGCCTATGGCGGTACGCATCATAGCCTGAGTTGCGCCGTGATTGGCCGCGAAGGCGAAAATATGCAGCGTGATTATTGGTATAGCTCGTCACGCCTGGCACAGGAACTGGAAGCGCCATCGGATGTGGGGCGCATGGCCGCACAGCGTACCCTGCAACGGCTGGGGGCACGTCGTTTGAAGACACAAGAAGTGCCTGTGATCTTTGCCGCTGAAATCGCCGGTAGTTTGATCAGCAGTTATCTCGCGGCGGTACGAGGCGGTGCTCAATACCGCAAGACGACATTTTTACTCGATAGCCTTGGTCAGCAAGTGTTTCCTGAATTCATTCATGTTTACGAACGGCCGCGCCTGCCGCGCGCGAATAACAGCGCGGCCTTTGATCGTGAAGGCGTGGCAACGGTGGATCGTGATCTGGTCACGCAAGGCAGGGTGCAAACCTATACGCTCGATAGCTACGCCGCACGTCGTCTTGGCCTGCAAAGCACAGGCAATGCCGGCGGCACACGCAATGTGTTTGTTGACACTGGGGCGCTTGATTTCGCGGCGCTGTGTCGTGAAATGGGCTCTGGTCTGGTCATTACTGAAATGATGGGCCATGGCGCCAACATCGTCACCGGCGATTATTCACGCGGTGCCGCCGGATTCTGGGTCGAGAATGGCGAGATTCAATATCCCGTGGAAGAGATTACCGTTGCCGGCAATTTGCGTGATATGTTCAAAGGTATTGTTGCTGTGGGTAAGGATGTCGATCATCGTGGTAATGTGCATACGGGTTCGATTCTCATCGAGCGGATGATGGTCGGTGGTGAGTGA